The Sphingobacterium lactis sequence GGGTCCTCCACCTCCCGAATTTCTTCCTGAAACCTGATCTTGTTGAGCACCAATACGTTATCGGATGGCTTGACAATGGCTAAATTCTCGGAACTGCGCATCACGAAGGTGCCCAATCCAGCCATCTTGCTCTTCTGTAGGGCTTTGTACAAGAGGGCATACGCTTTTTCGCCTGCTTTCTGAGGTAACAGGTAATAGGGGGTATCAAAGTAAATGCTATCGATTTCCTCCAATTTGACGAAGGTCTGCAGGTTGACCATTTTATTCTTCTCGGGCATGGCTTCCTCAAAATCGGCATCCTCCAGGACGACGTATTTGTCCTTCAGCATGTATCCTTTTACGATATTGTCCCACTCGACCTCCTTGCCACTCTCCTCATTGACGCGCTTGTATTTGATGCGTGCGCCATCCTTGCGGTCCAACATATCGAGGTCCAGGCTGCTGCTCTGTGTAGCCGAATAGATTTTGATGGGAATATTCACCAGGCCAAAACCAATGGCCCCCGTCCAGATTGCTTTCATAAGATTCTCCTTTCCCTTAAAACAGCTGAATTGGCATTTGGTTGTGCGCAAAAGGAAAAAGGATAAGAAAAGGGTGACCATTTGGTCACCCTGAGTTGAGTTTGTTTGTTTTAGTAGGTGTGTTAGACGGTATAATATTGTTCCCAACCTTTCGCCGGTGGAGGCCCTACGAGCATCTCGTTGGCAAAACGGTGGTTGGTGACCTGTTTGGTGTTCGGATCGAATTCCAGCTTGCAGTTCAGTTTTTGCGTGATCACACCGAGGCAGAAAACTTGACTGAGCGGACCGGCGATGGCAAATGACGAACGTGCTTTCTCGGTACCGCGGCAGGCGTTCAGGAAGTTGGCGAAATGGTTCGATGGGCTTGCCGGTACCTCCGGAAGTTTCGATGCCATATCCTTGGCTTTCTGTTCGGGGATGATCTGCAGCGTGCTGCCATGGGAACCGCCTTTGAAAATGGTGTCCTTGGCATAGATGATCTTTCCGGGATTCAATTTTACGGCTTCCAGCTTACCCGTGCTCGGTGGCGGGATATTCGGGTCAAGTCCGGATACACCGTAGCCCTGTGGGATTTCCGGTAGATTGTCCAGTCCATCGTACCAATTGATGTCCACGGCCGGCATGTTCCGGCGTTTCGGAAAATGGAACTTCAGGGTGGAGGACATCGGGAAGAAGTAGGAGTTATGCCCATCCAGCTTTACGGCTTCCACAGTCGTTGGCAGCCCTAGGTCCAGGAACTCATGTGCGGTATCCAGAATATGCGCGCCCCAATCGCCCAAGGCACCCATGCCAAAGTCGAACCAACAGCGCCATTGCCCATTCACAAAATCCTTGTTGTAATCGTGTCCAAGGGTCTGCATTTGCCATATCTCCCAATCCAGGGTCTCGGGAATGCGCTCAGGGTAAGGGAACCCCTTGATGTTGGGATCCCACCCATGCCAGCGTCGTGGGCTGTTCATGTGTGCGTCGATGCGGGTGACGTCCTTGATGATACCGGCATCCTTCCAGGCCTTGAATTGGAAATAATTGGCCTCACTGTGGCCTTGGTTTCCCATTTGGGTGGCCAATTTGGGGTTCTTCGCGGCTTTCTGCATCATCAGGTCCACCTCGGTGAAGGTGCGTGCCATCGGTTTTTCCACATATACGTGTTTTCCAAGGTCCAGCGCGAGCATGGTGATGGCGAAGTGGGAGAAGTCGGGGGTACCGACCACTACTGCATCGATCTTATTCGCCATGGCGTCGAACATCTTCCGGAAATCCTGGAAGCGTGGCACATCGGGGAACATCTTGATGATTTCCTGTGTCTGTTTGGCGCCCATGTCCACGTCGCACAGCGCGACGATGTTACACTGCCCCGTTTTATAGAATTCTTTGATAATTTCGTTCGCTCGGTTACCGATGCCCACACAGGCCAAGTTGACCCGCTCGTTGGCAGCGGCTAAGTTTACCTTTCCCAGTACGCTATTCGAAAGGAGTACGGCACCACCGGCAAGGATGGACCTGCTGATAAAACTACGGCGTGATAAGTAATGGTTCATGATAGCTATGTTTAGGTTTTACTTTGTTTTCTTGACTTTGATGGATCGGAAATATACTTCATCGCCATGATCTTGAAGCAGGATATGCCCCTTTTCCGCTTCGCCGAACCGATCCCAATCCTTGTATTTGCTGATGGCCACCAGATCACGGAATTCCTTGGACCCGCGCGTATAGCTGAGGATCTTGGCACCGTTCAGGTAGTACGTGACCAGGTTATTGCCGTCCACAACAAGTCGGCCGCGATTCCATTCACCGATGTTTCTTTTGGAGACATTCGGTTTTTCGGAAGTGATCAGGTCATAGAGCGAGCCCAAGGTCCTGTTGCCATCCCGCCCCAGTTTGGCATCGGGGTGGAGTTTGTCGTCCAAGATCTGGTATTCCAGACCGATCGCCGAACCTGAAGTCTGTTCTTTCAGGGTGACGAAATATTTTACGCCCGAATTGGCGCCCGGTGTCAATTTGAACTCAAAGGACAGATCAAATACCGCGTATTGATCTTTGGTGATGATATCTCCGCCGTTGGTGGATTCGGCACCATCGGATTTCTGTACCTTAATGGCGCCATCCTTGATTTCCCATCCCTTTGTTGGAAAACCATTTCCGCGTACACCGGTCCATCCTTTGGTGGTCTTCCCATCGAACAGCAATTTGTAGCCGGCAGCCTTTTCGTTCGGACTTAACGCATTCGGTGTCAGGTTAACGATGTATTGATCTTTGCTATACGGACTCGGTTTCAGGTTTTCCGTTTTGATCTTGATATTTTTGAAATAAACCTTTTTACCATCCAGTTCATCGGGAATGCTGTGCACCTGAAGGCCGATAAATCCGGATGCATCTACCGTGTCCACCACGTAAGCGGCAGGAACGCCGTTGACCCAAGAGCGCAGCTCATTGCCGATTGCTTCAATGCGGATGTGGTTATATTCTTCTTGCTTATAGGCTGTCTTGGCTTTTTCGTTCAATTCCAAAGGGTATATCCAGCCACGGCGAGCCTCATCGTACACGCCGCCGGTCCATGCCCGTGCCGCCGGATCAATGTCGATCTGGCGTCCATAGACCCGACCTTTCCCATTGTTCTGGTTCATATCGATATGGCTCCGGGTCTGAATTCCCGAATTGGTCTGGTTGCCCTCCAGCTTAACGTCCAGTTCCAGGATGAAATCGCCATAATCCTTTTCCGTAATCAGGAAGGAATTGGGGGTACCTTTTGTCATCCGACCAACGATTGCACCGTCTTCAATAGTGTAGGGCGCATCGCCACCCACGGCCTTCCAGCCTTGGAGGGATTTGCCATCAAATAGGGGTCTGAAGCCTTTGTCGTCCGTCTTTTGGCCAAATGCCGACGTGCCGAGCAACAACATACAGGAGAGGGTACTGATCGATTGTAAAATGGTTTTTCTTTTCATCTGGTTGCATTTTTTAAGCGCCTGTTTTGCGGTAAAATCCCTATCAACATGGAGCGGGTTACATCGCAATTTGCACTTGGCTAGTAAGTTTCTCTGTTAACCAAATCCTGCTTAAAAATTGATTCTTCAGTTTATAATCAGCAGTGGTTAGGTTTAAAGTTTTTCGGTTATTTAACACAAGTATAGAAAATTAATTATAGGCCATGGCATAACTTTCTCGATAATATTTACGAAAACGTTTTAGTCAGTAAACAAACGATTGTTTTAGCTAAAAAAGGGCGATACATAGGTTGGAGATAGGTTTAGCACTTGATTTGCTTTACACCAGTAGCACACAAGGATTCTTTTAGCATGTTTTTTAGCTGATTTTGTTGGAATGGCGTGCATACTTCTCCAAAAAAATGAATTATCTTGTAGCATCAACTCAACCACTATAAACTATTATGCTGCTACTCGGAATAGATTTAGGCACTTCATTTATCAAGGTTTCCATCGTCGACTCGGCCACAGGTTCGAAAGTCGCGTCCGCCCAATATCCGGAAACGGAGGCGGAGATCATCTCCGTCCAAAAGGGTTGGGCAGAGCAGGATCCAGAACGCTGGTGGACTTATACGAAGAAAGCTATACTGAAGGCCAATGCGGAGGAACTGTATAACCCCAAGGATATCCAGGCCATCGGTATTGCCTATCAGATGCATGGGCTCGTACTGGTGGATCGTGCGCTGCAGCCACTGCGAAACGCCATTATTTGGTGCGACAGCAGGGCTGTTGAGATCGGGAATACAGCGTTTGAAACGCTGCAACATGCAGGGTTCTTGCAGTCCCACCTGAATTCGCCGGGTAACTTTACAGCCTCAAAATTGGCTTGGGTAAAGGAAAATGAACCGGAAATCTATAGCCGCATCTACAAATTTATGCTTCCGGGCGATTTTATTAGCATGCGATTGACGCAGGAGATCAATTCCAACCCGAGCTCGATTTCCGAAGGTATCCTATGGGATTTTGAACAGGATAGCCTATCGGATCGTCTTCTGGATCATTACGGCATCGACCGGGAATTGGTTCCGGACATCCAACCTGTTTTTTCCGTTTACGGAAAGGTTGCTCCAGAAGTTGCCCAGGAATTGGGACTTTCTTCCGAGGCTGTCGTTAGCTATAAAGCTGGTGACCAGCCCAACAATGCCTTATCCCTAGGGGTGCTGGATGTTGGTGAGGTTGCGGCGACTGCCGGTACATCGGGTGTAATCTATGCCGTTGCCGACCACCTGCTCTATGATCGGGAGTCCAGGGTGAACAGCTTTGCGCATGTTGGGCATTCGGATGGGCAGACGAATATCGGTGTGCTGCTCTGCATCAACGGAACCGGCATACAGAACAGTTGGATCCGAAAACTTACGGGTGCGGAACGGTCCTATGCCGAAATCAATGCAGAAGCTGCACAAATCGCAGTTGGCTCCGAAGGCATCTTAGTGCTGCCCTTTGGGAATGGTGCCGAGCGGATGCTGAACAATAAGACTATTCATGGGCATGTGGAGAACCTTGATTTCGTGCGCCACAGTGCCGCCCATATCTGGCGAGCGGTGCAGGAAGGGATTGCCTGTTCGTTTCGGTATGGCCTGGATATCATCCGGGAGAATGATATCCATCCCACCGTCATCAAAGCGGGCCATGCCAATATGTTCCTCAGCCCGCTGTTCCAACAGGCCTTTGCGGATGTAAACCAGGTTGCGGTTGAGCTTTATGAGCAGGATGGCAGTGTTGGGGCTGCCCTTGGTGCCGGAATCGGTGCCGGGATTTTCCGGGATAAACGGGAGGCCGTAGCAGGACTGAAGCGGAAAGGCACCATCGAACCCCAGCAATCAACGCGGTATGAGGAGCTCTACAGCAGTTGGCTGCAAGCATTGAATCAGAAATTAAATCAATCTAACATATGAACGTACTATTAGGAGAAAAGGAGTATTTTAAAACTGTCGGACAGATAAAGTTTGAAGGGGTTGAATCGGATAATCCGTTAGCATTTCGTTGGTACGATGCGAATAGGAAGATCGGCGGAAAGACAATGGCAGAACATTTCAAGTTTGCCTGTGCCTATTGGCATTCCTTCAACGGCGACGGGTCGGATCCCTTCGGAGGACCGACGCATGTGTTTCCCTGGGATAAGAAAGCCGATACCATAGGTAGGGCGAAGGATAAAATGGATGCAGCCTTTGAGTTTATGACCAAATTGGGGCTGCCTTATTATTGCTTCCATGATGTGGATCTGGTGGACTACGGAAATGATATTAAAGCCAATGACACCCATTTGGGTGAGATCGTTGAATATGCCAAGGAGAAGCAATCCGCCAGCGGCATCAAGTTGCTCTGGGGGACAGCGAACCTCTTCAGCCATCAACGCTATATGAATGGAGCCTCCACGAATCCGGACTTCCACGTACTGGCGCATGCCGGTGCGCAGGTAAAGGCGGCTCTGGATGCGACGATCGCGCTAAAGGGTGAGAACTATGTCTTTTGGGGCGGTAGGGAAGGTTATATGACCCTTTTGAATACAGATATGAAACGTGAGCAGGAGCATCTAGCCCGTTTTCTGCACACAGCGAAAGACTACGCCCGGGGGCAGGGGTTCAAAGGCACCTTCTTTATCGAGCCGAAACCCTGCGAACCGACCAAGCACCAATACGATTATGACGCAGCAACAGTGATTTCCTTCCTGCGTCAATACGACCTGCTGGAGGACTTCAAACTGAATATTGAAGTGAACCATGCGACTTTGGCCGGACATACCTTCCAGCATGAGCTGCAGGTCGCTGCGGATGCTGGGCTGTTGGGGTCCATTGATGCCAATCGCGGAGATTATCAGAACGGTTGGGATACGGATCAGTTTCCGAATGACCTGAACGAATTGACGGAGTCCATGTTGATCATTCTGGAGGCCGGTGGCCTGCAGGGTGGAGGCGTGAATTTCGACGCCAAGATCCGTCGGAATTCCACCGATCCGGAAGATCTATTCTATGCACATATAGGCGCCATGGATGCCTTTGCGAGGGCCTTGGTCATTGCGGACAATATCTTGGAACATTCCGATTACCGCAAGATCCGTGCGGATCGCTATGCGAGTTTTGATTCCGGAAAAGGTGCGGAATACGAAAGTGGAAAACTGTCCCTGACGGATCTGCGCGACTACGCCATCGCCCAGGGGGAGCCTGAAATCCGCAGTGGAAAACAGGAATTCCTCGAGAATCTCATCAACAGGTATATTTAAGAAAAATCAATAGATGAGGTAATTTTATTGAAAATTAACCGGTTACGGAAATATTGGCTGTGTAGCATTAAAAATTTCAATATTTTTTTGCGGATTACATATTAAAACTCTATTTTTGTACCACTTTCAAGATGAGGCTATCTCATCTATTGAATTCCTGAATAGCTCAGTTGGTTAGAGCATCTGACTGTTAATCAGAGGGTCGCTGGTTCGAGCCCAGCTTCAGGAGCAAGATTAAAACAAGCCGGCAATAGCCGGCATTTTTTTTATATAATATTTGAATCCATGAGTTTAGTAATCGTTGGAACAGTTGCATTCGATGCCATTGAAACTCCTTTTGGCAAGACCGACAAAATCGTAGGTGGTGCAGCGACATTCGCTGGTTTGGCGGCATCCTATCTATATCCTGAAGTTAAATTGATCTCCGTAATTGGAGAGGATTTTGGTGATGAGAACCTGAACATCCTGACCTCCAAAGGCATTGATGTGGAAGGTGTCGAGATTATTCCTGGCGGGAAATCTTTCTTCTGGTCCGGAAAGTACCACAATGACATGAACAGCCGCGATACCTTGGTAACCGAGCTGAATGTATTGGCGGATTTTGATCCTAAGGTTCCAGCGTCCTACCAAGATTGCGAATACCTGTTGTTGGGTAACCTGACACCAGCGGTTCAGATGGCAACTTTGGAACGTTTGGAGAACAAGCCTAAATTGGTCGTTCTGGATACCATGAATTTCTGGATGGATGTAGCGATGGACGAATTGCGTGAAGTGCTTAAGAAAGTGGACGTCTTGACGATCAACGATGCGGAAGCACGTCAGTTGTCAGGAGAATATTCCTTGGTGAAAGCAGCGGAAAAGATCCTTCAGATGGGGCCGGCATACCTAATCATTAAAAAAGGTGAGCACGGTGCTTTATTGTTCGGTGAGGGACAGGTATTCTCAGCACCGGCATTGCCATTGGCGGATGTATTCGATCCAACTGGGGCAGGGGATTCCTTCGCAGGTGGTTTCATCGGATACCTTGCGAAATTGCAATCCGTAAACTTTACCAATATGAAAAATGCATTGATCTTCGGATCTGCCTTGGCTTCATTCTGTGTAGAGAAATTCGGTACAGAACGCTTGCAGAACTTAACAAAAGAAGAGATTTCTGACCGTATACAGGCCTTTGTAAAACTATCAAAATTCGAGATAAGCGAATAAGCTTATCTCGAATTTGCTTATTTGTGATTGTCGGTTTGTGAAGGAAGGGTTATATGGGATCCATTCCCTGATCCACCGTCAGTGTGATTTAAATAACGACTAGTTCTCCTTGAACTTGTAGGCAGTCAACGTCTTCTTCATTGATTTTCTTGCCACGTGGATACGTGTTTTTACCGTGCCGATCGGGATTTGGAGATGCTCCGAAATTTCATGGTATTTGTACCCCTCAAAATACATGGTAAATGGAACATAATATTCATCCGAAAGCTTGGATAGCGCGTGGTTGATATCTTCCATGATAAATTTGTCTTCACCATTGTTCTTGGTTGCGGATACGACCAAGTTAGTTTGAGAAATTTCTTCTTCCTTAGTGATGAAGGAATTTGTTTTGACTACGCGACGGTAATTGTTGATGAAGGTGTTTTTCATAATGGTGTACAACCATCCTTTTAGGTTTGTGCCGTCTCTAAAGTTCTTGAAGTACGTGACAGCCTTAAGCAGGGTGTCCTGTACCAGGTCGTTGGCATCATCATTGTCGCGGGTAAAGTTCCTTGCGTAA is a genomic window containing:
- a CDS encoding Ku protein, yielding MKAIWTGAIGFGLVNIPIKIYSATQSSSLDLDMLDRKDGARIKYKRVNEESGKEVEWDNIVKGYMLKDKYVVLEDADFEEAMPEKNKMVNLQTFVKLEEIDSIYFDTPYYLLPQKAGEKAYALLYKALQKSKMAGLGTFVMRSSENLAIVKPSDNVLVLNKIRFQEEIREVEDPINVSGIKISKAEMDMAMQLIKMNSKEFDISAFKNEYSSELLKIIKAKSKGKRATIRKIKVENTKATDLLEKLKASLG
- a CDS encoding Gfo/Idh/MocA family protein; the protein is MNHYLSRRSFISRSILAGGAVLLSNSVLGKVNLAAANERVNLACVGIGNRANEIIKEFYKTGQCNIVALCDVDMGAKQTQEIIKMFPDVPRFQDFRKMFDAMANKIDAVVVGTPDFSHFAITMLALDLGKHVYVEKPMARTFTEVDLMMQKAAKNPKLATQMGNQGHSEANYFQFKAWKDAGIIKDVTRIDAHMNSPRRWHGWDPNIKGFPYPERIPETLDWEIWQMQTLGHDYNKDFVNGQWRCWFDFGMGALGDWGAHILDTAHEFLDLGLPTTVEAVKLDGHNSYFFPMSSTLKFHFPKRRNMPAVDINWYDGLDNLPEIPQGYGVSGLDPNIPPPSTGKLEAVKLNPGKIIYAKDTIFKGGSHGSTLQIIPEQKAKDMASKLPEVPASPSNHFANFLNACRGTEKARSSFAIAGPLSQVFCLGVITQKLNCKLEFDPNTKQVTNHRFANEMLVGPPPAKGWEQYYTV
- a CDS encoding xylulokinase codes for the protein MLLLGIDLGTSFIKVSIVDSATGSKVASAQYPETEAEIISVQKGWAEQDPERWWTYTKKAILKANAEELYNPKDIQAIGIAYQMHGLVLVDRALQPLRNAIIWCDSRAVEIGNTAFETLQHAGFLQSHLNSPGNFTASKLAWVKENEPEIYSRIYKFMLPGDFISMRLTQEINSNPSSISEGILWDFEQDSLSDRLLDHYGIDRELVPDIQPVFSVYGKVAPEVAQELGLSSEAVVSYKAGDQPNNALSLGVLDVGEVAATAGTSGVIYAVADHLLYDRESRVNSFAHVGHSDGQTNIGVLLCINGTGIQNSWIRKLTGAERSYAEINAEAAQIAVGSEGILVLPFGNGAERMLNNKTIHGHVENLDFVRHSAAHIWRAVQEGIACSFRYGLDIIRENDIHPTVIKAGHANMFLSPLFQQAFADVNQVAVELYEQDGSVGAALGAGIGAGIFRDKREAVAGLKRKGTIEPQQSTRYEELYSSWLQALNQKLNQSNI
- a CDS encoding RNA polymerase sigma factor, with translation MNKIEFNHMVVKHSESLRSYARNFTRDNDDANDLVQDTLLKAVTYFKNFRDGTNLKGWLYTIMKNTFINNYRRVVKTNSFITKEEEISQTNLVVSATKNNGEDKFIMEDINHALSKLSDEYYVPFTMYFEGYKYHEISEHLQIPIGTVKTRIHVARKSMKKTLTAYKFKEN
- a CDS encoding PfkB family carbohydrate kinase, producing the protein MSLVIVGTVAFDAIETPFGKTDKIVGGAATFAGLAASYLYPEVKLISVIGEDFGDENLNILTSKGIDVEGVEIIPGGKSFFWSGKYHNDMNSRDTLVTELNVLADFDPKVPASYQDCEYLLLGNLTPAVQMATLERLENKPKLVVLDTMNFWMDVAMDELREVLKKVDVLTINDAEARQLSGEYSLVKAAEKILQMGPAYLIIKKGEHGALLFGEGQVFSAPALPLADVFDPTGAGDSFAGGFIGYLAKLQSVNFTNMKNALIFGSALASFCVEKFGTERLQNLTKEEISDRIQAFVKLSKFEISE
- the xylA gene encoding xylose isomerase, with product MNVLLGEKEYFKTVGQIKFEGVESDNPLAFRWYDANRKIGGKTMAEHFKFACAYWHSFNGDGSDPFGGPTHVFPWDKKADTIGRAKDKMDAAFEFMTKLGLPYYCFHDVDLVDYGNDIKANDTHLGEIVEYAKEKQSASGIKLLWGTANLFSHQRYMNGASTNPDFHVLAHAGAQVKAALDATIALKGENYVFWGGREGYMTLLNTDMKREQEHLARFLHTAKDYARGQGFKGTFFIEPKPCEPTKHQYDYDAATVISFLRQYDLLEDFKLNIEVNHATLAGHTFQHELQVAADAGLLGSIDANRGDYQNGWDTDQFPNDLNELTESMLIILEAGGLQGGGVNFDAKIRRNSTDPEDLFYAHIGAMDAFARALVIADNILEHSDYRKIRADRYASFDSGKGAEYESGKLSLTDLRDYAIAQGEPEIRSGKQEFLENLINRYI
- a CDS encoding 3-keto-disaccharide hydrolase, whose amino-acid sequence is MKRKTILQSISTLSCMLLLGTSAFGQKTDDKGFRPLFDGKSLQGWKAVGGDAPYTIEDGAIVGRMTKGTPNSFLITEKDYGDFILELDVKLEGNQTNSGIQTRSHIDMNQNNGKGRVYGRQIDIDPAARAWTGGVYDEARRGWIYPLELNEKAKTAYKQEEYNHIRIEAIGNELRSWVNGVPAAYVVDTVDASGFIGLQVHSIPDELDGKKVYFKNIKIKTENLKPSPYSKDQYIVNLTPNALSPNEKAAGYKLLFDGKTTKGWTGVRGNGFPTKGWEIKDGAIKVQKSDGAESTNGGDIITKDQYAVFDLSFEFKLTPGANSGVKYFVTLKEQTSGSAIGLEYQILDDKLHPDAKLGRDGNRTLGSLYDLITSEKPNVSKRNIGEWNRGRLVVDGNNLVTYYLNGAKILSYTRGSKEFRDLVAISKYKDWDRFGEAEKGHILLQDHGDEVYFRSIKVKKTK